The Sesamum indicum cultivar Zhongzhi No. 13 linkage group LG6, S_indicum_v1.0, whole genome shotgun sequence genome has a segment encoding these proteins:
- the LOC105164343 gene encoding CAP-Gly domain-containing linker protein 1 — MAKKKMSHSHQDKPVQKQEDIVKAHQEAAPAVDSEASGQLENLKTLNQYLLKQAVEYRQQMESLLQSNGSLEMELARSNSERDALKSDLGELGERATMLELERSVVVAFVAAQVGLKREVIEQEMKGSAMKVRELKRVIDEKEGEIGRLNGRLRKIEGALGDEKEVSRRVCMERDELKAKLDLQIEEGKGLGPKLIELAERKVELEREIGELQVAYNGVFREKEEKEMRIEAIMREKSSVERSLAESNKLIEEVKEELRGVLVGIEEAKNVEMVKRQELENAVRGLNEMVINLQKEEEKLRVNVAELEKKCVEGDERQKEMVREIDQLVEERKATEKNIQGLIDEKAMIEKDFEEALQQLAERKHKIEEMLNEKIIMLESKDKLETEVGELQNQVAELKAVVLKLEESNSVEAEKIKSLESEVGDYRCKLEQVKVERDEMGICLDKEKHNVVQLNEKIGELENKIEESLTAVAEMKADNAAIFAEKVELENQCELLKKKIISLEDTITEAQNEFDSMKGKFELAGANSELVLNMLKGTAGFCSRDETDVGEGDLLSGNQINGEETKPYVIELEAIKNAFKRKETKVENMKRQLQLLQTSMEEAHKKKSLWTLLSSATTLLAAISLAYAARAH, encoded by the coding sequence atggcTAAGAAGAAAATGTCGCATTCCCACCAGGATAAACCGGTGCAGAAGCAAGAGGATATTGTGAAAGCCCATCAAGAGGCCGCGCCAGCCGTGGATTCTGAGGCTTCGGGGCAGCTGGAAAATCTCAAAACTCTGAATCAGTATCTTCTGAAGCAGGCAGTTGAGTACCGCCAGCAGATGGAGTCGCTCCTTCAGTCAAATGGGTCCTTGGAAATGGAGCTAGCTCGGTCGAACTCGGAGAGAGATGCGTTGAAGTCCGATTTGGGTGAGTTGGGTGAGAGGGCTACGATGTTGGAACTTGAGAGGAGTGTGGTGGTCGCTTTTGTTGCTGCGCAGGTGGGTCTGAAGAGAGAGGTGATTGAGCAGGAAATGAAGGGTTCGGCGATGAAAGTGAGAGAGTTGAAGAGAGTGATTGATGAAAAGGAGGGTGAGATTGGGAGGTTGAATGGGAGACTGAGAAAGATTGAAGGTGCGTTGGGAGATGAGAAGGAGGTTTCGAGGAGAGTCTGCATGGAGAGGGATGAATTGAAGGCTAAGCTGGATTTGCAAATTGAGGAGGGTAAAGGTTTGGGCCCCAAGTTGATTGAATTGGCGGAGAGAAAAGTGGAGCTCGAACGAGAGATTGGAGAACTACAGGTTGCATACAATGGTGTTTTCAGAGAAAAGGAGGAGAAGGAGATGAGAATTGAGGCGATAATGAGGGAGAAAAGTTCGGTAGAGAGAAGTTTAGCTGAGTCCAATAAGTTGATAGAGGAAGTGAAGGAAGAACTTCGAGGAGTTCTTGTGGGGATTGAAGAGGCAAAAAATGTGGAAATGGTTAAAAGACAAGAATTGGAGAATGCTGTGCGTGGACTCAATGAGATGGTGATCAATCTGCAAAAGGAGGAGGAAAAACTGCGTGTGAATGTGGCGGAGTTGGAGAAGAAGTGCGTCGAAGGGGATGAGAGGCAGAAGGAGATGGTGAGGGAGATTGATCAATTGGTGGAAGAAAGGAAGGCAACTGAGAAGAACATTCAGGGGTTGATTGATGAGAAAGCCATGATTGAGAAGGATTTCGAAGAGGCGTTGCAGCAATTAGCTGAGCGGAAGcacaaaatagaagaaatgCTAAATGAGAAGATTATCATGCTGGAGTCTAAAGATAAACTGGAAACTGAAGTTGGTGAATTGCAGAACCAAGTAGCTGAACTCAAGGCTGTTGTTTTGAAATTGGAGGAATCAAACTCGGTTGAAGCAGAGAAGATCAAGAGTTTAGAATCTGAAGTTGGGGACTATAGATGCAAGCTTGAGCAGGTTAAAGTTGAGAGAGATGAAATGGGAATTTGTCTTGATAAAGAGAAGCATAATGTTGTGCAATTGAACGAAAAGATTGGAGAGTTGGAGAATAAGATTGAGGAAAGCCTCACGGCTGTTGCGGAAATGAAGGCTGACAATGCTGCAATATTTGCTGAGAAGGTAGAGCTAGAAAACCAGTGTGAAttgctgaaaaagaaaattatttctttggAGGATACAATAACTGAGGCACAAAACGAGTTTGATTCCATGAAGGGTAAATTTGAATTGGCTGGTGCTAACTCTGAGCTAGTGCTGAATATGTTGAAGGGCACAGCCGGCTTTTGCTCAAGGGATGAAACTGATGTGGGGGAAGGTGATTTACTCAGTGGTAATCAGATTAACGGTGAAGAAACAAAGCCATATGTGATTGAATTGGAAGCGATAAAGAATGCTTTCAAGAGAAAAGAGACCAAAGTCGAGAACATGAAGAGGCAACTGCAGTTGCTGCAGACTTCCATGGAAGAAGCACACAAGAAGAAGAGCTTGTGGACCCTGTTGTCCTCAGCAACAACTCTCCTGGCTGCAATATCTCTTGCCTATGCTGCTCGTGCTCATTGA